In one window of Methanolobus mangrovi DNA:
- a CDS encoding DMT family transporter — protein sequence MELSIAIFGLAAAACWGAGDFSGGVATKRSGVLIVAILSQIVGIILLASAALLFTESIPPTTDFLWGAAAGLAGGIGLLALYHALSMEKMGIVAPVTAVLSAIVPMTFGIVTEGLPTISQLTGFLFAFIGVWLISREENSPKIELEKLKLPLLAGLGFGLFMILIDQVESNGVFWPLVGARMATIPTFILVASYKKQTKIPGIKFLPLIALAGVLDTGGNVFYALAAKTGRMDIAAILTSMYPAITVLLAWILLKERLKNRQWIGVFAVMVAVVLIT from the coding sequence ATGGAATTATCTATTGCCATATTCGGACTTGCAGCAGCAGCGTGTTGGGGAGCCGGAGATTTTAGCGGAGGAGTTGCAACAAAACGAAGCGGAGTATTGATAGTTGCAATACTTTCCCAGATAGTAGGAATAATACTACTTGCCTCGGCTGCATTGCTGTTCACGGAAAGCATACCACCCACTACAGATTTTTTATGGGGTGCAGCCGCCGGACTTGCAGGAGGAATTGGCCTTCTTGCTCTTTACCATGCACTATCCATGGAAAAAATGGGCATTGTAGCTCCTGTTACAGCGGTTTTAAGCGCAATTGTCCCCATGACATTCGGAATAGTAACCGAGGGACTTCCCACTATAAGCCAGCTTACTGGTTTTCTTTTTGCATTCATCGGAGTATGGCTGATATCAAGAGAAGAGAATAGTCCCAAGATAGAATTGGAGAAACTGAAGCTTCCACTCCTTGCAGGACTTGGTTTTGGGCTTTTTATGATACTTATCGACCAGGTAGAGTCAAATGGAGTATTCTGGCCACTTGTCGGAGCAAGGATGGCAACCATCCCGACATTTATACTTGTAGCATCCTACAAAAAACAAACAAAGATACCAGGAATTAAATTCTTGCCACTCATTGCACTTGCAGGGGTGCTTGATACAGGAGGAAATGTGTTCTACGCCCTTGCAGCAAAGACGGGGAGAATGGATATTGCAGCGATCCTTACTTCAATGTACCCTGCAATAACCGTACTTCTTGCATGGATACTTCTGAAAGAGAGATTAAAGAACAGGCAGTGGATTGGCGTATTTGCCGTTATGGTAGCAGTAGTGCTTATAACATGA
- a CDS encoding signal recognition particle protein Srp54 has translation MVMDKLGNSLQDALKKLVKSGRIDERTVNEVVKDIQRALLQSDVNVKLVMQMSQHIKERALKEEVPSGMNPREHVIRIVYQELISIIGKSTDIPLKPQTIMMIGLQGSGKTTTTSKLARYFQRKGLKPAVVCADTFRPGAYQQLKTLCTRLNVAFYGEEGNPDAVGIVKRGLEELHKYDVLIVDTAGRHSLESDLITEMEEIHAVAKPDYKLLVLDGAIGQQASEQARAFNDSIGISGVVISKLDGTAKGGGALSAVSETNSSIAFIGVGETPDDLERFEPDRFISRLLGMGDIKSLIEKAEEALGEEDFDMEAMLRGRFTLKDMYKQLESLNKMGPMKQIMQMLPLGGLGAKIPEDAYQVTGDKLGRYRVLMDSMTEEEMLNPRVIGSARIKRIARGSGCAPEDVRELLKYHKMMQTAMKGFRGGKFNMQKMMKKMGM, from the coding sequence ATGGTAATGGATAAACTCGGGAATTCACTGCAGGATGCCCTAAAGAAACTGGTGAAATCAGGACGTATCGACGAACGGACCGTAAATGAGGTCGTCAAGGATATCCAGAGGGCTTTGCTCCAGTCTGACGTAAACGTCAAGCTGGTCATGCAAATGTCACAGCATATCAAAGAGCGTGCACTGAAAGAGGAAGTGCCCTCAGGAATGAATCCCAGGGAACATGTAATAAGGATAGTCTATCAGGAACTTATCAGTATAATAGGAAAGAGTACCGATATTCCACTAAAACCCCAGACCATCATGATGATAGGTTTGCAGGGTAGCGGTAAGACAACTACGACTTCAAAACTTGCACGCTATTTCCAGAGAAAAGGACTCAAACCGGCTGTAGTCTGTGCAGACACATTCAGACCGGGTGCATACCAGCAGCTAAAAACCCTTTGTACCAGACTCAACGTCGCATTCTACGGTGAGGAAGGAAACCCGGATGCAGTTGGAATTGTAAAGAGAGGCCTGGAAGAGCTTCACAAATATGACGTACTTATAGTTGACACAGCAGGTCGTCACTCACTTGAAAGTGACCTTATCACCGAGATGGAAGAAATACACGCCGTGGCCAAACCGGATTATAAATTGCTTGTACTTGACGGTGCTATCGGACAGCAGGCAAGCGAGCAGGCACGTGCATTCAATGATTCTATCGGAATATCAGGCGTAGTGATCTCCAAGCTTGACGGTACCGCAAAAGGTGGTGGAGCACTTTCCGCAGTATCTGAAACAAATTCATCCATTGCTTTTATTGGTGTAGGAGAAACACCGGACGACCTTGAAAGATTTGAGCCGGACAGGTTCATTTCAAGACTTCTGGGAATGGGCGACATCAAAAGTCTCATTGAAAAAGCAGAGGAAGCCCTTGGAGAAGAAGACTTTGACATGGAAGCAATGCTCCGTGGCAGGTTCACACTCAAGGACATGTACAAACAGCTCGAAAGTCTCAACAAGATGGGACCAATGAAGCAGATCATGCAGATGTTGCCACTTGGAGGACTCGGTGCCAAGATCCCTGAAGATGCATATCAGGTAACAGGTGACAAACTCGGACGTTACAGGGTTCTTATGGACTCAATGACAGAAGAGGAAATGCTCAATCCAAGAGTTATTGGCAGTGCCCGCATCAAGAGAATTGCAAGAGGTTCAGGCTGTGCCCCAGAGGATGTAAGGGAACTTCTGAAATACCACAAGATGATGCAGACCGCTATGAAAGGATTCCGTGGCGGAAAATTCAATATGCAAAAAATGATGAAGAAAATGGGAATGTGA
- a CDS encoding GMP synthase subunit A, which yields MRELKILVINNYGQFCHLIHRAVRDLDMDTKIVANTTPVEDILDEEPDGIILSGGPTLERAGMCSEYVESIDLPILGICLGHQVIAKTFGGEVGPGVSGGYADIEIEIVDEDELLKGLGPKTSVWASHADEVVRMPEDFKQLARSNICECEAMRHVDRPIFGVQWHPEVAHTEKGEQLLMNFFKVCEEY from the coding sequence ATGAGAGAATTAAAAATTCTTGTTATCAATAACTATGGGCAGTTTTGCCATCTTATCCATCGTGCAGTAAGGGATCTGGACATGGATACTAAGATCGTTGCCAACACGACTCCTGTTGAAGATATCCTTGACGAGGAACCTGACGGGATCATATTAAGCGGTGGTCCTACACTGGAAAGGGCTGGCATGTGTTCTGAATATGTTGAAAGCATCGACCTCCCAATCCTTGGTATCTGTCTTGGGCACCAGGTAATCGCAAAGACATTTGGCGGAGAGGTAGGTCCAGGTGTTTCAGGCGGATATGCAGACATTGAAATTGAGATCGTTGATGAGGATGAGCTCCTTAAAGGGCTGGGTCCGAAGACCTCAGTCTGGGCATCACATGCTGATGAGGTTGTCAGGATGCCTGAGGATTTCAAACAACTTGCAAGGTCAAACATCTGTGAATGTGAGGCAATGAGGCATGTTGACAGGCCTATCTTTGGTGTGCAATGGCACCCTGAGGTGGCACACACAGAAAAAGGAGAACAGCTTTTGATGAATTTCTTTAAGGTATGTGAGGAGTATTAA